From the genome of Archaeoglobus neptunius:
ATGTGCCTGAAGAGGATGCTGTGCTTGTGGAGAGGCTTAAGAAGGCTGGGGCGGTGATTGTCGGCAAGACCAACCTGCCAGAGTTTGGACTGATTGCTTACACCGACAATCCCATGTTTGGTCCTACAAAAAACCCGTGGGATCTGTCCAGGACGGTGGGAGGAAGCAGTGGTGGTAGTGCTGCTGCTGTGGCGGCAGGAATGGTTCCAGTTGCGAGTGGGAATGATGGAGGAGGAAGTATAAGGATTCCAGCTTCGTTCTGTGGTCTGTATGGTCTTAAACCCAGTTATGGAAGAGTGCCGTGCTATCCGGCCCTGCCGATTTTCGTTGGCCTGCATTCTGAAGGATTTCTGACCAGATATGTGGAGGACACAGCTTTGATGCTCGATGTTGTGAAGGGGAGGGACAGCAGAGACATGCAGTCTTTACCTGATGACGGAGTAAGTTATCTTGAGGCGATAAAAGAACCTCCAGATAACGTAAAAATTGCCTACTCTCCTGATTTGGGTTATGCAACCGTTGATCCTGAGGTTGAGGAAATTGTGAGGAAGGCGGCGTTCAAACTTGAAAAATTCGGGGAGGTTGAGGAGGTAAAAGTCTCTGCACCCAGTCTCGAGCCAGACCTGGTTACAAAGGTTGTTTTAGAGGTCACCACATTTCTGGGAGAGAGAATGGAGGAGTGGAAGAAAATAACGTTTCCACCCTATCTGGGCTTTTTCGCCCTTGCAGACTCTTTAACTTACAGAGAGTACATCAAAATTGAAGAGAAGAAAATGGAGCTCTGGAGATCTCTCAGGAAGGTGTTTGATGAATACGATTTTCTCATAACACCCACAGTTGCAGTTAAGCCTTTTGAGATAGGCAAGCTTGGCCCAGATGAGATTGCAGGAAAGCCCACCACGCCAATAGGCTGGATGCCCTTCACGTATCCGTTCAACTTCACCAAACAGCCAGCAGCATCAATACCTGCGGGATTCAGCAAAGATGGCCTGCCGATTGGGATGCAGATCGTTGGAAGACATTACGACGATGTAGGGGTGCTGAGAATATCCAAGGCGTTTCAGGATATCAGCCCATGGCAGGATAAGGTTCCGAGCCTGTAATTTTTAATTTTTTTGTGTTAGAATGTCGGGACAAGGTGTTCCGTTCCACACCAGCGGCATAGTTAAGAAAAAAGTGAACCGAACTAATCGAGTTCAACGATCTCACCGGTTCTGTCGTAAACTTTCAGCCCTTCCACTTCCTGAAGTTTTTCCGCAAATTCCTCTGACTTCAAAATCTCAAGAAATACCCCAACGGCCTTCTTATTCAGTCTGTCTTTTCTGATTAAAAAGTCGTACTCCTCGCTCCTGAGCGGGATGAAATCCAGGCCGTACTGTACTGCAACTGTTTTAATACCCACTCCCACATCCGCTTTTCCGCATGCAACGGCAATCGCAACCGATGTGTGGGTCTTTGCCTCAACGGCGTACCCATCAATTTCACTTACAATCTCCACGAAATCAGCTCCTTTCTCTCTGGCAAGCTCTTTCAAATACATGTCCGTCAAGATTCTTGTCCCGCTACCTCTGTTTCTGTTGATGAATGTCACGTCATTTCTCAGCAAGTCTCCAAAGCCCTTGATTCCTTTAGGATTGCCCTTCGCCACAATCAGCCCCTGCTCTCTCAGATATCCCTTTACAAGCACAGCATTCCTGACCCCATACTTCTTTATCAACGGCTCATTGTAAACACCGCTCTCATCAAGCAGGTGTGTTCCGGCAATATCGGCTTCTCCACGCTTAATTGCCATTATCCCTCCGGTGGAGCCAGCATTGATGACCTTGGTCGTGAAAGTTTGCCTTTCCCTCATGAGTTCGAGGAGTTTTTCCACACCAATGCAGTGACTCCCTATGATCATCAGATCGGCCGGTTTCAACTCGCTGTACAGCCTTACATCAACCTCTTCCTCCTCGTCAAGCATAACAACGTTTTCGGGAACCTCAACAAAGCCATCGGTAAAGGCAAAGGCAGTGACGGCACCGCTGTATGAACCACTGACAGGATAAGCAGAGTAACCTGCAGAACCCCTTACAACGTTGACGGGCAGGTATTCCCTCCGTCCCTCAGCCGAAAACACTTTTACAGCAAGCCTGGCTCTGATTGTTTTTCCACTGTTATCGGCAATTCCTGCCATTTCTCGTAGCAATGGAGCGACGACGACCTCGAAGATTGTCAGCGCTGAAGTTGGATAGCCTGGTAGACCGAAAACAGGCTTTCCATTGGCGATAGCAATTATTGCCGGCTTTCCCGGCTTTATTGCGATTCCGTGAGCCAGCACTCCCGGTTCCCACCTGTCCAGTATTCTGTACATTACATCCCCCGCTCCAGCAGATGTACTCCCGCTTGTTATGACTATATCTGCCTCCCTCAAAGCCTTTTCCACGATCTCACGCATCTCCTCTTCCCTGTCCCTTACAATTCCCATCAAAACAGCTTCTCCACCGTTCTCCACCACCGCCGCTGCTATGCTGTATGAGTTTACGTCATAGATCTTGGCATCCTCAAGGTTCTCTCCTGGATTTGTCAGCTCGTTTCCGGTCGAGATTATCGCCACTTTCGGTTTTCCGTACACTGCGACCTCTTTTAGTCCACAGGCTGCCATAACCCCTATTTCCCTGTGGGTCAGTCTCGTACCGGCCCTCACGATTAACTCTCCTGCCATAACATCACTGCCCGCAAACATCACGTTCTCTCCAGGTGAGACCGGCCGGAAAACTTCAATGGAATCGCCCCTCTTTCTGGTGTATTC
Proteins encoded in this window:
- a CDS encoding amidase, with protein sequence MESAVEMVDRLRSGELKPVDILEECLAKIEELNPKINAFVTLNEKAREDAKSVDTTLPLAGLPVAIKDNVETKGLRTTYCSKLYENYVPEEDAVLVERLKKAGAVIVGKTNLPEFGLIAYTDNPMFGPTKNPWDLSRTVGGSSGGSAAAVAAGMVPVASGNDGGGSIRIPASFCGLYGLKPSYGRVPCYPALPIFVGLHSEGFLTRYVEDTALMLDVVKGRDSRDMQSLPDDGVSYLEAIKEPPDNVKIAYSPDLGYATVDPEVEEIVRKAAFKLEKFGEVEEVKVSAPSLEPDLVTKVVLEVTTFLGERMEEWKKITFPPYLGFFALADSLTYREYIKIEEKKMELWRSLRKVFDEYDFLITPTVAVKPFEIGKLGPDEIAGKPTTPIGWMPFTYPFNFTKQPAASIPAGFSKDGLPIGMQIVGRHYDDVGVLRISKAFQDISPWQDKVPSL
- a CDS encoding molybdopterin biosynthesis protein; the encoded protein is MRKVFREIVTIDEAISRLYSHFKPERKVEHLPIQKAVGRIIAEDVYSQTDVPPFDRATMDGYAVRAEDTFEAEEDNPVSLRVVGTIEAGIKPDVEIKEGEAAEIATGAMMPAGANAVVMVEYTRKRGDSIEVFRPVSPGENVMFAGSDVMAGELIVRAGTRLTHREIGVMAACGLKEVAVYGKPKVAIISTGNELTNPGENLEDAKIYDVNSYSIAAAVVENGGEAVLMGIVRDREEEMREIVEKALREADIVITSGSTSAGAGDVMYRILDRWEPGVLAHGIAIKPGKPAIIAIANGKPVFGLPGYPTSALTIFEVVVAPLLREMAGIADNSGKTIRARLAVKVFSAEGRREYLPVNVVRGSAGYSAYPVSGSYSGAVTAFAFTDGFVEVPENVVMLDEEEEVDVRLYSELKPADLMIIGSHCIGVEKLLELMRERQTFTTKVINAGSTGGIMAIKRGEADIAGTHLLDESGVYNEPLIKKYGVRNAVLVKGYLREQGLIVAKGNPKGIKGFGDLLRNDVTFINRNRGSGTRILTDMYLKELAREKGADFVEIVSEIDGYAVEAKTHTSVAIAVACGKADVGVGIKTVAVQYGLDFIPLRSEEYDFLIRKDRLNKKAVGVFLEILKSEEFAEKLQEVEGLKVYDRTGEIVELD